A stretch of DNA from Catenulispora acidiphila DSM 44928:
GCCTCGCCTGGCAGCGCCGGAAACCTCGATCGCGCACACCCTTCGGCAGCTGCTGGACGAGCACCTCACCGAACCGATCACCCTTCAGCAAGCAGCACGCTCACTCGATCGCTCTGTGCCCCACCTGATTCGCAGCTTCCGTCAGGCCTTTGCCATAAGCCCGCACGCCTATGTCATCGGACGCCGCGTCGAAGCCGCGCGCGGCATGCTGCTTCGAGGAGCCAAACCCGCCGCCGTCGCTGTGGACGTGGGCTTCTACGACCAAGCCCATTTCACCCGGCATTTCAAGAAACACACCTCTGTCTCCCCCGCTAAGTACGCCGCAGGTGGGAGATAGGGCCGCATCGCTACACGATCGTCATCGTCGGCGATCGTGGTCGTGGTCGTGGTCAGGAGTCCCGGGTGAAGGTGTCGGCGTTGGTCAGCACCGCGTGCGCCCACGGCAGCTTCATCAGCTGTGCCTGCTCGCCCGGCGCGGGTGGCTTCACCGCGGAGTCGGACACCACATGCCATAGGGTCTGCAGCTTTCCCTCGCGGAGCAGGCCGGTGAAGGAGCAGATGGATTCTCCGGTCGCGGATGAGGTGCTGAAGTTGAAGGTGATGCACTCGCCCTGATGGATGCCGGAGATCTCGGCTTCTTCTCCGGCGAATGCGCTGTCGCCCAAAGCGGTGCGGAACGAGCCTTGGATCCGGTGGTCAGACTCATCGGTGATGGTCAGCCTTGAACCGTACTGGTTGTGCCAGGTTCCGACCCACATAGATTGCCTCCCTGTCGATGTCGTGTCGATGACGCCTGCGCGCCGCTGCTACCCGCAACGCCTACGGATCACACGACTGATAGACGTGGGGTCTCACTAGGGATGGGGCGCGGGCACGGTCACGCTCATGCGACGAACTGGTGATCAGTACGGATCCGTGCGTCAGCATCAAAAGTGAGAACGTCGAAGCCGGCTCCCGCCACACTGCCGTCCGCGCGGTCGCGCATCACCCAGGAGAAGCTCACCGCCGCGCCGGCCTGCCGAACCGGCCCGCCGTTCAGCTCGAAGGTGTACTGGCCCGGCGCGACGAACAACTCGTAGGCTCGGCGGACCCGCGCGTCGAAGGCGTCGTGGCCTCGCACCTCCAGCAACGGAGAGGCGATGCCGTGGTGTGCGGCGGTCTCCCGGATCTCTTGCGGAGGGTTGACCAGCACCTGCAAACCGTCGACGGCCCAGACCTGCCGGATCATGTCCGACCGCCGCTCGGCATCCCCCTCGTTCCACTGCGCGAGGTACAGGTCGAGCAACTGCTTCAGTTCGAAGTCCGTGGGCTCATAGCTCATACCAAGCAGTCTTGACGGTCGCCCGGGTCCGGTCGATTCCCTTCAGGGAATGGCAGTGGTGTCCAGCCCTGGGTCCAGCCCTCCAGCCCGATCAGAGGAGTCCAGACGCAGCCGAAGCTTTGCTTCCCCGTGACTGACGATGATGAAATCCTCATGTACGATCCCGACATCAAGAACGATCGTCTCAGCAGTATGCCCCAAAACCCACTTTCAGGAGGCATCATGGCCACGCGTCGTCAAGCACTGACCGGATTGGGCGCACTGGCGGTGACCGGAGTCGGCATGTCCCAGCTCACCCCTGCGATGGCGGCACCGAAGGGAACAAAGAGCACATCGGCGCAAGCGGTGCGCTCAGCGGCCGCGGGCGGGCCCTTGGTGGGGGCGGTCGACGTTCACGCCCACTACCTCACACCCACCTACCGCCAGGCCCTGATCAACGCGGGCATCACCCAGCCGGACGGTATGCCGTCCATCCCGCAGTGGAGCGCCGACAGCGCGCTGGCCACGATGGACACCACTGGTATCGCCGTGGCGATGCTGTCCGTTTCCTCGCCGGGATTCGACTTCGGCGAGGCGGGCAAGGTGAGTGACCTGGTCCGCCAGGTCAACGAGGAGGGCGCCGCGATCGTCAAAGCCCATCCCACCCGCTTCGGGCTGATGGCGTCGTTGCCGCTGCCGGACATCAACGCCGCCGTCGCCGAGGTGAACTACGCGTTCGATGTGCTGAAGGCCGACGGGATCGCCCTGGAGACCAACTACGGCGGCACCTACCTGGGGGACCCCTCTTTCAGCCCGGTCCTGGCCGAGTTGCACAAGCGGAATGCCGTCGTCCATCTGCACCCGACCTCGCCGGCCTGCTGGGAAGCCACGTCGCTCGGCGCACCCCGCCCCATGATCGAGTTCCTCTTCGACACGACGCGGACGATCACGCAGCTGATCCTCGGGGGCGTCCTGCTGAAGTACCCCGGCATCCGCTTCATCGTTCCCCACACCGGCGCCGCGCTGCCTGTCCTCGCCGACCGGATCTCCGCGTTCGACCTGACTCAGCCTTCGCCGGTCGATGTCATCGGCGCGCTCAAGCGCCTGCACTACGACGTCGCCGGCTTCGCTCTGCCTCGGGCGCTGCCCGCGCTGCTCAATCTCGTCGGCCCGGAGACGCTTCTCTACGGCAGTGACTTCCCGTTCACCGAGGACCCCATCGTCAAGCTGCTGGCAGCACAGCTGGCGGGCACCACCGTCCTGACGCCGCAGCAGAAGCAGGCCATGCTCAACGGCAACGCCGCCGGACTCTTCCCACGGCTGAAGAACATGGCGCGACTGTAGGGAGTCCGCTCCAGAGCCTGGTCGAGGGCCGTTTGCGGTCGGCGGGATGCCGGCGTCACTTGGCGCCGGGACACTTCCGCCGACCGCATCGTGTTCCTGCGCCTGCTTCCTGCACCAGCGCCTTCGGCGCGTCGGCCCGGCATCCCGTCCGCTCGGCGCTTCCTTGACATGCACACCATCTTAACTGATGCTTTCATCATTATTGATGAAGCATAGCGAAGCATGAGGACGGTCATGGAAGACGCCGAGCAGCAGCGGGACCACACGGACGGCACCACCAGGCACGTGGACGTCCTGATCGTCGGCGCCGGCCTGACGGGAATCGGTGCCGCCTGGCGCCTGCAGTCGACGCATCCGGGCAAGACCTACCTGATCGTCGAGGCGCGCGAGGAGATCGGGGGGACGTGGGATCTGTTCCGCTACCCCGGGATCCGCTCGGACTCGGACATGCAGACGTTCGGATATCGGTTCCGCCCCTGGCGCGAGCCGCGAGCCATCGCTGACGGAGCCTCGATCCTGCAGTACATACGGGATACCGCCGCCGAGGCCGGCATCGACCGCCACATCCGTTTCCGCCACCGCGTCGT
This window harbors:
- a CDS encoding amidohydrolase family protein gives rise to the protein MATRRQALTGLGALAVTGVGMSQLTPAMAAPKGTKSTSAQAVRSAAAGGPLVGAVDVHAHYLTPTYRQALINAGITQPDGMPSIPQWSADSALATMDTTGIAVAMLSVSSPGFDFGEAGKVSDLVRQVNEEGAAIVKAHPTRFGLMASLPLPDINAAVAEVNYAFDVLKADGIALETNYGGTYLGDPSFSPVLAELHKRNAVVHLHPTSPACWEATSLGAPRPMIEFLFDTTRTITQLILGGVLLKYPGIRFIVPHTGAALPVLADRISAFDLTQPSPVDVIGALKRLHYDVAGFALPRALPALLNLVGPETLLYGSDFPFTEDPIVKLLAAQLAGTTVLTPQQKQAMLNGNAAGLFPRLKNMARL
- a CDS encoding avidin/streptavidin family protein, which encodes MWVGTWHNQYGSRLTITDESDHRIQGSFRTALGDSAFAGEEAEISGIHQGECITFNFSTSSATGESICSFTGLLREGKLQTLWHVVSDSAVKPPAPGEQAQLMKLPWAHAVLTNADTFTRDS